In Calothrix sp. PCC 7507, one DNA window encodes the following:
- a CDS encoding cell division protein SepF, translating to MNNIFSKLRDFVGLNEQVEYEYYEDEPETESYQNLYQQENSQAIPQEAAAQNRRWREPMPTMGDDVAATSPKPMGNVIGMPGAINGISEVLVLEPRTFEEMPQAIQALRERKSVVLNLTIMDPDQAQRAVDFVAGGTYALDGHQERIGESIFLFTPSCVQVSTHGGVIHEVPQPPARPARTPGVTPTWGNEATRMAQ from the coding sequence GTGAACAATATATTTTCCAAACTCAGAGACTTTGTTGGTCTAAATGAGCAAGTGGAATACGAATACTACGAAGACGAGCCAGAGACAGAGAGCTACCAAAATCTCTATCAACAAGAGAATTCCCAAGCAATACCCCAAGAAGCCGCCGCACAGAATCGACGTTGGCGGGAACCCATGCCTACAATGGGGGATGATGTTGCAGCAACAAGTCCAAAGCCGATGGGGAATGTAATAGGTATGCCAGGAGCAATTAACGGAATTTCGGAAGTTTTAGTATTAGAACCACGCACTTTTGAAGAAATGCCCCAGGCAATTCAAGCACTGCGTGAGCGTAAGTCTGTAGTATTAAATTTAACTATTATGGACCCGGATCAAGCACAACGGGCAGTAGATTTTGTCGCCGGTGGCACTTACGCACTCGATGGACACCAAGAGCGCATTGGTGAAAGTATCTTCTTGTTCACACCCAGCTGTGTCCAAGTTAGTACACATGGTGGAGTTATACATGAAGTACCACAACCACCAGCACGTCCCGCACGTACTCCAGGTGTAACTCCAACTTGGGGCAACGAAGCTACTCGGATGGCACAATAA
- the pipX gene encoding transcriptional coactivator PipX — MNPESAETYINHPTWGLLYRISMIDDNQDLFTTLYAQRLFFLVTNDVKGLKFQSIGRTEARMMLENRLRTLRRSGQPQEYDQLQSVFQRTFQ; from the coding sequence ATGAATCCAGAAAGCGCAGAAACTTACATAAATCATCCAACTTGGGGTTTACTCTACAGGATCTCTATGATTGATGACAATCAGGATCTATTCACTACACTTTATGCCCAACGCTTATTTTTTCTGGTGACAAATGATGTTAAAGGGCTTAAATTCCAGTCTATCGGACGAACAGAGGCAAGAATGATGTTGGAAAATCGCTTACGTACCCTGCGGCGCAGTGGACAACCCCAGGAGTACGATCAACTTCAGAGTGTTTTCCAACGCACCTTCCAATGA
- the proC gene encoding pyrroline-5-carboxylate reductase codes for MTIKFGLIGGGVMGEALLSRLIVRGIYQPSEVIVSEPQTSRQNFIKQQYNVAVTTDNSLVFEQTKEVIFLAVKPQVFSAIAQELGDITITPDTPLVISILAGVPLVQLEAGFPQFPVIRAMPNTPATVGAGITAICLGAYTHTKHYQIAQQVFSAVGEVVEVPETLMDAVTGLSGSGPAYVALMVEALADGGVAVGLPRTIANQLALQTVLGTAKLLQETKIHPAELKDRVTSPGGTTIAGVAQLEKAAFRSALIEAVKAATERSQELGK; via the coding sequence ATGACTATTAAATTTGGCTTAATTGGTGGCGGGGTAATGGGAGAGGCTCTATTATCCCGTCTTATTGTGCGGGGAATTTATCAACCATCAGAAGTTATAGTCAGCGAGCCGCAAACCTCACGCCAAAATTTCATCAAGCAGCAATACAACGTAGCTGTGACGACAGATAATAGCTTGGTTTTTGAGCAAACCAAAGAAGTAATATTTTTGGCGGTGAAACCGCAAGTATTCAGTGCGATCGCTCAAGAATTAGGAGATATTACGATCACACCAGACACACCCCTAGTCATCTCTATTTTGGCGGGTGTGCCCTTAGTTCAGCTAGAAGCTGGATTTCCGCAATTTCCTGTCATCAGAGCCATGCCCAACACTCCAGCCACAGTGGGCGCGGGAATTACAGCAATTTGTTTAGGTGCTTACACCCACACCAAGCACTACCAAATAGCACAGCAAGTTTTTTCAGCCGTGGGGGAAGTCGTAGAAGTTCCCGAAACACTAATGGATGCAGTGACAGGACTATCTGGAAGTGGCCCGGCTTACGTGGCGCTGATGGTAGAAGCCCTCGCCGATGGAGGAGTCGCTGTAGGCTTACCCAGAACCATTGCCAATCAACTAGCCTTGCAAACTGTCCTCGGAACAGCGAAACTATTACAAGAAACCAAAATCCATCCAGCAGAACTCAAAGATCGTGTCACCAGCCCTGGTGGTACAACAATTGCCGGAGTTGCCCAATTAGAAAAGGCCGCATTTCGATCAGCTTTAATTGAAGCCGTCAAAGCAGCCACAGAGCGATCGCAAGAATTGGGAAAATGA
- a CDS encoding anthranilate synthase component I produces MTQNWYWRSLPLENRTGSEIFATLFRSTTASGIATLLESPYPTPTAHPQLSRYSICAGAPRIVDGIPQMWTPALGEVFPFLENLLQKNPPLLPSPSPHLPFTGGWLGWLGYDIAWEIEQLPQHKSDNLPFPVAYWYEPESFAVLDHGDQLLWLASSVQHGLDDLHKKLDKGVREEKTPPSPSSPNWENLERQNHHPIHFHTSQTDYETSVNQVKKYIQAGDIFQANLSLRFEATTKNSGWEIYLALQKINPSPFASYWQTPWGEVISCSPERLVLLQNGQAETRPIAGTRSRGANLEQDSQLAQDLLSNTKERAEHIMLVDLERNDLGRVCDWGTVFVDELLTIELYSHVMHLVSNVKGSLRCDRTAVDLIRALFPGGTITGCPKVRCMEIIEELEPVRRSLFYGSCGYLDWRGNLDLNILIRTLLLAPLPHSALNTVWGQVGAGIVADSDPEREWYESLHKAQAQLTALNS; encoded by the coding sequence ATGACTCAAAATTGGTATTGGCGATCGCTTCCTCTAGAAAATCGCACTGGTTCAGAAATCTTCGCTACCCTGTTTCGCTCGACAACTGCGTCTGGAATTGCCACATTATTAGAGAGTCCCTACCCCACACCAACCGCTCATCCCCAACTTAGTCGCTATTCTATCTGTGCAGGCGCTCCCCGGATAGTCGATGGTATCCCCCAAATGTGGACACCAGCGCTAGGAGAAGTTTTCCCCTTTCTCGAAAATTTACTCCAAAAAAATCCCCCCCTCTTACCCTCTCCCTCTCCCCACCTCCCATTTACCGGCGGTTGGTTAGGATGGCTAGGCTATGACATAGCATGGGAAATTGAACAGCTACCCCAACACAAATCTGACAATTTACCCTTTCCTGTCGCTTATTGGTACGAACCAGAGAGTTTTGCAGTTTTAGATCACGGGGATCAGTTGCTCTGGCTAGCTTCTAGCGTTCAGCATGGACTGGATGATTTACACAAAAAGTTAGATAAGGGAGTCAGAGAAGAAAAAACTCCCCCATCGCCCTCATCCCCTAATTGGGAGAATCTGGAGAGACAAAATCATCACCCCATACATTTCCACACCTCACAAACAGATTACGAAACATCTGTCAACCAGGTGAAGAAATATATTCAAGCGGGAGATATTTTTCAAGCTAATCTTTCATTGCGATTTGAAGCCACTACCAAAAATTCTGGTTGGGAAATTTATTTAGCCTTGCAAAAAATTAATCCTTCCCCATTTGCTAGCTATTGGCAAACACCTTGGGGAGAAGTGATTAGCTGTTCACCAGAACGGCTGGTATTATTACAAAATGGGCAAGCTGAAACTAGACCGATCGCCGGCACGCGATCGCGTGGAGCTAATCTAGAACAAGATAGTCAACTAGCGCAAGATTTACTCAGCAACACCAAAGAACGCGCCGAACACATCATGCTGGTAGATTTAGAACGCAATGATTTAGGGCGAGTTTGTGACTGGGGAACAGTTTTTGTTGATGAATTGCTGACAATTGAGCTATATAGTCACGTGATGCACCTTGTCAGCAACGTCAAAGGTAGCTTAAGATGCGATCGCACTGCCGTTGATTTGATTCGTGCCTTATTCCCTGGTGGCACAATCACAGGGTGTCCCAAAGTCCGCTGCATGGAAATCATCGAAGAACTAGAACCCGTGCGACGCAGCTTATTCTACGGTTCTTGTGGCTATTTAGATTGGCGGGGTAACTTGGACTTAAATATCTTGATTCGTACCTTGCTACTAGCTCCCCTACCCCACTCAGCACTCAACACCGTTTGGGGACAAGTGGGAGCAGGGATTGTCGCAGACAGTGATCCTGAGAGAGAATGGTATGAATCTCTGCACAAAGCTCAGGCACAACTGACAGCACTCAACAGTTAA
- a CDS encoding YggS family pyridoxal phosphate-dependent enzyme, with product MISSINERIAKIRAALPAAVKLIAVSKTVPAEIIRSAYAAGIRDFAESRIQEAAAKQMELQNLSDITWHFIGHLQSNKAKKALEQFQWIHSVDNLQLAQRLNQLAPQIGVSPQICLQVKILPDPSKSGWSVPELLAELPVINQCKNLQIQGLMTIPPLGLDNAGILNVFNSTRQLAKEIQDQNWSHIKMQHLSMGMSGDYQLAVQAGTTMVRLGTILFGDRS from the coding sequence ATGATTAGTTCGATTAACGAACGTATTGCCAAAATTCGCGCCGCACTACCAGCCGCAGTCAAGTTGATTGCAGTTAGCAAAACAGTTCCTGCGGAAATCATCCGCTCTGCCTATGCCGCAGGAATTCGGGATTTTGCTGAGAGTCGCATCCAAGAAGCCGCCGCCAAACAGATGGAGTTACAAAACTTATCTGATATTACCTGGCACTTTATTGGACATTTGCAGAGCAATAAAGCGAAAAAGGCCTTAGAACAATTTCAATGGATTCACTCGGTTGATAATTTGCAGCTAGCACAACGCCTGAATCAATTAGCGCCACAAATCGGTGTAAGTCCCCAAATTTGCTTGCAAGTGAAAATTCTCCCTGATCCCAGCAAATCCGGTTGGAGTGTGCCAGAACTACTAGCTGAATTACCTGTAATTAATCAATGTAAAAATTTACAAATTCAGGGTTTGATGACAATTCCGCCTTTGGGATTGGATAATGCGGGGATTTTAAATGTCTTTAATAGTACTCGCCAACTTGCAAAAGAAATCCAAGATCAAAACTGGTCGCACATCAAAATGCAGCACCTATCAATGGGTATGTCAGGCGATTACCAGCTGGCAGTGCAGGCTGGGACAACGATGGTACGATTAGGAACTATATTGTTTGGCGATCGCTCATAA